The Artemia franciscana chromosome 2, ASM3288406v1, whole genome shotgun sequence genome segment cttacttacagtttgttaccacgaactgttcgataatCCCTTTAGTACTgccacaaactttttcattcttttctatatcttttcctgtaactctgTCACGGTTTAACCTATTCgcaaaatgttccgcccatctttctttaactctttcctcatcactaattgtggccccgtttctatctttaactgggacaagtacAGATTGATTGTTTCTtcccaatttattaacatgccagtgcaatattttattattacgcCATGTGGCTACATCTTCCGgatcttcagcaattttatccatttcCTCCACTTTACACCTctttaatttccattttaatgctttctccactttctttacgtTCCTCTTATCCTCGTATGATCTGTCACTCAGATAATTCATGTACAATCccctcctctctattaaacataaagcattttcactagaaTTCCTAGCTGTATTTCTAATTTTCTACATCATCAGTGACTTCACAAACTAATTTCCCAAAATTATTCCATCTTTCTTCtacattatcaaattttaaactcttgagtttagtattcaacttttcctggaaattttttttcaaaatctcatCCTAGAGTCTACCAACGTCAGAGCTCCCCGGAAGGTTGTTACTCTTCCtgaatttcagctttagattaaCTTATTAGacggtgatctttacttttgacATCAATAACAACACTTCTATATACCTTACTATCTTTTATCAACCCTCCCTGTcgtcggtttacaataacataattaaTAAGATAAGCTGTCTTACGATCATGTGAATTTCATGTGTGAatatcaacttaataccatGTTACCACAGCCCCATCATTTTAATatcatgtcaacttatgggccattttatgaccaaattcTTTATAAGTTATAACTAGATTTTTATGCCTATAAAATTACAGCTGTCtataaccattgctgttttcttttcctatgccCATTTTACCTAGGATatgataccatctatccctattctACCGACTTGGGCAATAAAATCCccgataaaaaaaaggcatttttctacctgggaccctgtctatttgttaATGTAGCTCTAAGTAAAATGCATTTGAAACACTACTATCTCCACCAGTCGGTTCTATAGGGGTATATGCTATTATGACTGATACTCTCCACTTTTTAgccataaaatgagcaattagcaTCATATGATTAATAACTTCCCAACCCAAACAAGAcgtagcagcttccttattcatcatgagccctactccctgtctatgcaccccatccttcctgcctgaaaaaataaattctatattacctaatttcatatttcctacccctgggatatgagctTCTGAAACtccctaataagtccagttcgaagtatctgaatttgtcagtcaaaaagTCGGTacattgttttttaatgttgtatCGTTCCAAGTAACAGTTTCCATAAAGTATTATGACCTCAGGAAAAGCGATTGTTCTAGAACCGGTTCAGGACGGGGgctaacaaattttctcaggtttaaATGAAGTTCTTAACTCGgtttagaaccggacagcaagaagtcccagATACCTCCAGTTGCTTACAATTTTATGCTACTACGAGGAGGCTACCACTAATAGATAACATAGCTaggaagagtttttttttttacctaaaaaagCCCGCCGAAACAGACCAAACTCAGATGAATtgtccattaatcagaatccaaTGCAAATGTTGTGTCGGCTACTGGGCTATAATTTTCTCGAGGGGTGCCACTCTTCAAGGTTTCCCGGCAGCGCTGTTAGCATTCACGGATGATATACTCACAGATCTGACAGATTgcttttttagaaaaatgacgAATGTAGTGGCGGCGGGCAGATGGATTGCTACTGTCGATGTCAAACAAATCGATCGCTCATCTTACCGCCCAATGTGTACGTCGTAGTACTATCCTATTGGCATGGTACGACGGCGGTGGTAAAAAAATCGATCGGTAAAAAACGCCCAGTGTGTTTTATGCCATAGAACTAGTCAAAATTTAgtcacatacaaaaaaaatctaggagACTATATGTACAGATTTTACACAAGAGTTGGAAAAATtgtatgtttttcaaaaatttaacacGTGATATGTTTCACTGAGTGAAATATGAGGAAGAGCGGCTATTAAGGGTGATTAGGGTTGAACATTATAATTCGGTTGGGAAGATTCCTAAGAGCAAGTCTGAACTTCATTTTGAGAAAACATGAAAAGTACACCATTGACATTACCACTATTGAAAACCCTCAACGCTCGTTTAGTAAAGAGTGACCCACGGACCATGTAGATCAAAAGTCTAAAGAATTTGATTTCTAAGAAATgttcaagtgaaaaaaaattattgacacTAGCTTGGAATAGGATACTTAGATGTGAATCGAAAAATGATCTATAGGCATAAAATTTTTTAcgaggatttaaaaaaataactgagaCTCATAAGctttaaataataatgataacatAAATGATGCGATATACAGTCGATAAAAGTACACCATTGAAATTGCCATTGTCGAAGACGTTTGACAAGAGGCCTACTGTCCCGACATAGACAGAAAAAGAAATGGCAATCGATTATTATTTATGTGAATCTTTACAGTGGATCATTTACTTGAATCTTCTATGGAtcaatatatatttacaatgtagttttgcTCTAAGTCAAGCCCTAATTTCAGTGCCATATCACTTttattataaattcaaaaactgtGTGTAGATTTTATATGATTATCCTTTAAATTGTTATTATTCTTTACattgttattttctttcagAAACCCACGGAAAACGTTACTCTTGCAACACAGGCCAACAAAGATATGGTTGTGAGTGCATGTCGATATTCTCCTGTCGAAAATTTTCACTACCTAGCTGTTGGATATAACTCTGGTGCCTTTGAGGTgaatattcatatttttgaccaaaaatcTATTGTGTTGGGTTTAAAcctcatcttttttttctatacagACAAATAAATTCAAACATAGCTCACATACCATCGCGACTGTCCCCCAAGCTACTATGGTGTCCGAAAAGCCGGCAGAAATAGAGTAAACATGTTCCAAAGCAACCTGAAAAGTGTTTAAAATATGTCCACCTTGTTTATAGTTTCTTATTGATTTATTAAGTCCTAAATATAATATTACTACTCTTACTACAACTAACAACAGCTCGTATAACCACAGTCATATGaggcaaaatttatttattagtcaATCCAAATTACAGCTTGATTCATATACGTTTTGGGGCTGCTACCTAATCTTCTTTAGTGTCCCAAATGCCCAGCACAAACAACGAGTAAAAATGTTCCAAAACCTATATTAAAGGGGCCCAAAatatgtttatcttttttttttagtctcttCTTGATTTCTTAGGTGGTAAATATGATTAAACAACTCCTGCTACAGCTAACAAAACTTGTGGCATCACAGAGCCGCCGAatcacaaaattattttaattttttgatttttaattaaagccAAATTCAgttaattaaagcaaaatggACAAACCGACGATCAGTAATTTTAATGTGACTgtagagaaaagaaaagaagatcttgaagaaatgaaaaaaaatccgaaTCCATCAATGTGAATTACGCTCTATACTTTGACCGGTATGCTTGAATATTTGACCAGTATGATGATATACTTGATTATTGTGTAAATACTAATTAAAgttaagcttaaattgaatttgtttttaatttctttggtTCTGTTGGATGACGCTGCTATGTAAGtggcagtatttttttttttttttttctgttatgctGATGTTGCCAAAGAGTcccaaaataatccaaaaattaatttcatttttaattaaagcaaaatttctgCACAGCTTAAGGCTGCCACCCAATCTAGTTTAATGTCCCAAATGCCAGAAGACAAGCGTATTCCATGGGTATTGCTAGTTGTGCCGAAAATCCTCACGATAATTCCTGTGTTATGTTTCATCTATATCCACTGTCGATAtttctgttatatttttatcattcaTCTTCTGTTTActtaatatattctttttcagcCAATCGGAAAATTCCATGAAAAAATCTGATTTGCTCAAATTAGGACCATCTAAATCTCTGTATTTTTAAAACGTCATTGTGAATGTCCCTTAAGGAGAAGTTAGCTAAGAATTTAAAACGCTGAAAGTCGTATTTATATCGGCTTCTAATAtagacattaaaacaaaacagatcGAAAGTCCAACAAGCAAAAGCGATTTCTCGATGCCCAGATGTCTTCCTTGGCCAAAGAAGAATTCCATCTTATTTGGTATGATAAGGGTCATAAGAATTTACACACCTTGTGAGACTTATCCATAAATTGTGAAGAGCAGCTGCGTTTGTAAGCGCTATGATCTAGGCACTTTTAGGGAGAGAGAATTTTCGGGCCTGTGCCCCTCCTTCCCCTTGAAACGTcgttttattcattattttctatatttctcAATAATTCATCGgctttatatgtttttttttaatatagtaaTAGTTTTTTCCAGTAGAATCTTGTTCAGTAAAGGGGCGCGTCCAGGGGGAGGTGCTACCGGGTTTGAAGCCCTTCCTCTCCTCCTCCCAAATATTtatcctaaaaaaaagtaaaaatatttcttaagttCTTGAATTGGTTAGAAAAATACAGGTACAGGTATTACCGTACGGGAAATAACGGGTAGATATATGACGACCACAATCATCAGGCAATGATAAaagttttaaacatttttttttttttttcatctataaTTTAGATTAAGATAATCCTTTGTCCTGGTTGAATTCAGTAAGTGAAGTTTCTAATGTTTCATTTTCTCTGTTGCAGTTGTGGGATTTTGCTGACGGCAAGCTTTTGCATATACTCAACTATCATTCTTCTGCTGTAAAGGATATTTTATTTGCTACTTCCAATCCAAAAATTATCGTTAGTATTAGTGACAGAATTGCCTTGTGGAACCTGGCCGAAAGTGGAAGGAAAAAACCcaaaacatacaataaaaaaagtaagtgtcttatttttcaaaagcaggggTACCACAAGGCTATGTCCTCGacctttttttgtttacattatGATAATTTAAGTGTCTTGTCAGTCCTGTGTCTCACAACACATTTTACAGATGATACGGTAACTTCACACTTAGAGAAACATGATGAGGAACTGGTTTGGAAGCTGGATTCTGCATTTTCTAATATTCATTATTGGTTAGGGGCTAATTTGGGATGAATTCTTGGGGGGGGAGAGCGGATTCTCAACTAAACTTAGGCTCCCCCTTATTTTCAACCGCCTACATTTCTTATTATCAAATGGGTCTCAAAAACACAACAGCTATATTtctgtcaatacctcgctcttttacgctagttttttttttttaacttttaaaaaagctttttattctaattagacGGCCCTTGTGCATCAGgattcattcttaaataatttgaacaaaaacttttagtgtaaagaacggaGTATTGAGGAGGGTGCAAGCCCCCTCatgtatgaaataatttctattggttttaacttttattattaccccttactctcagttggaaaaacatgtgttttttttattctggctttatataaaaaaaaaggtcactTCAAACGCGCCTTGTTTGTTCGTTGAAACTTGCAAAACCAAAGGAAATCTACACTTACTACTAAcaggggtggatccaggggCATGAGTCTCTCAAAAGCTTGATTTTGCACTAATAACACATAATGTTACCACCATATATTTCcaataagtatcaaaattctattgttATGATGCATACATTGTTATCAAGACTGTTTCATATAgcttcgattactattgagccgcatcgctccttacttacagttcgttaccacgaactgtttaataccATTAACTGAAATCCAATAATAAACCAATTGCAAGATTACATTGACAAAGTTAGCTAGGACACTAACTTTGAACAAGAGGACTCGATGACGCTGCCCCTATGTCCTTGTTTTGCCCAAGACACAACAGAATGTAAGTTGGAAATACGACTGTCAGTTCTGGGTGTAATGACCATATTTCCTTAGAGACCTTCTCCTCActataagaagaaaatatagTAAGAAACTTCTTACTAAGAacttttcaagctcttatctatttttataatttttcgaacctaatattaattcttttttgtgtcTTAAGTATTTGTCcatacaaaatttaatttatgctttaataagtaaaattagCCCTTCAGACATGAAAATAACAGAtaatgggtaaaaaaaaaaaacaaatgagaaaAGGGTAAGCTTTCAATTGAATCTTACCTTTTCTGTAACCCCAAATTCTAAATGTTCAATATCAATTTTATCTTTGGATCCAGAATACAATAGCTGAaactcctaatttttttttattttttttttataccgtCTTGAACCATGTACacatttttgtttacttatttaGAAAACAACAGCACTGCTAAGCATGAACGTATATGTTTAAATTGGTTCTAGTTTTCTGGAGATGTCTATATAACATGCTGTGAACCTGTTCTAGGCTGGTCCCCTATGCCAGAAGTGAAAACCTTCGAGTTCAACAGCTGTATTCTTCCTGTTCAAACTGTTGAGCTGCCCTGTACCGGTACAACGATCAAAATTCGTGGCAACGCTGATCTCAGCACTCTGGTGGCTATGACTGACTTAGGCTCTATCTACAAACTTAAACGTTTATAGCTCACTTCTGGACCGATCGTGCAATAGATTTTTAAGCTGTGACTAGAACAAACAATTTAACCAGTTGTTATGTAGTGTTTTTCCTGACGATAGTTTTTATGTCTTAGCCTAAAAATGGCGATGTTTTATTTATGCTTAGTTTATGTTCCAAAAATTTGAGGAAGGCTTGAATCCCTTACAAAACAAATTGTATACCCTTAGAAAAAAGATGTAAGTTTGCCTACTGTGATTGACAGGGTTGCCAATTATCGCATGCTCAAGACTATATTTTGAAAGACACGTGTATACATAACCAACATAAATGAAGTATTCGGGAAATTCTTGCTCGGGGAATTTTCGCTGGGACTTTGATAGCTTACGTTAGAAGGGTTTTTTTATATCCTGAATGTTGTGTTTACTCtcacctttttcaaaatcattcttGGTCAGGAGGGTCCTCTGGGATTTTGTTtcgattttattcaaaaaaaaaactcacgaAAATCTTCTTAATTATGGATTCACTTTGTTAGATCTCCCTTCTTCTCTCATTATACTGGCTCTCAACTTTAGCACATTTAGCTCCCCATCTCCAACGTATGATGTTATGTTAACTAGTGTTCTCTATGTTCAAAGTAACTTATTAACTATAATTGGAATAAGTCAGTTTTCTTTGCTTTGTACTGTGTTCTccttttttctgctttatttacAACATTAAACACTCAGAAGAAGCAATATAGGATCGTTAAAAGGctccggggggagggggggttgcaGGCGAGAAATATAAggttgaaaactaaaatattattagaaaatCTTGCTTCCCCCATAAAAGGTTGTTATTTGATCTATGGAATCCTCTTGTGTACCAACCATACATTAGTACcttaaatagttttatttcGCAAATACGTCTTTACCTTTATCTAGTTTGATGGAGTTATTGACATGTAAAAAAGGAATCCTACTTAATTTCCAATCTTGAGATGATGTAAGGTGACATGTTTCTTCCATTTGTCCAAAATATATGCGTTAATGCAATATTCGAAGTTgcaactattttcaaaatataccaATCCCTCTCAGAGCCACGGTAGTATGTGGAGTAGTGGCTTTGAAGGTTACTTGTAGTTTTGAAATAGTAGGTGGAATAGTTTTACGTTTGTGACGAAAACGTCTCTACCTCTTTAAAGTTTGATGTGTTAGGAGATGAAGCCTTGCTTAATGGTTCGAATGAGTGTATTGGgtgactatttattttatttgcaggAAATGTATATGGTATATGCAACATTAATAAAAAggtaaatcatttataaaaacgtATATTATCCATACGGAAACTCCTCCTTCTCCAAAAGGGAAAAACCTACCTCCTTCTGTATCTCCTATGCGTACGACTTTGACCGTCATCCCCCTTAATCTTAGGAATTCTACCCTGTTtcgcttccttttttttctttttttttcatccaatttgtttcatgttttaatatttcacaaATGATTTCTCTGTTTTATATGTTGcattgttgtttaaataaaatagttgaCAATTGGAATGTCGGCTGCTATAATTGTAAGATGCCAGACAACTTTTCGTTTTTGAtgtggtaggggggggggtacttttaCAGGGAGGCAAGGCTAttcttatcttcatttttgaaaaaacttggtgTTTTGGCACACGTTTAAGTTTACAAACCTTCTGGTTATTGAAAAACCAAGGAACTTTTCTTGGTTCTTTTGGAGTTCCCCGTGATCTTATTTTATTCACTTTTGAAATTATGCCATGAAGGATGTTGTAAGAATATTTCAAGGGCATTTCTGCTGCACATATCTGCTTTGGGTGCTGATATTTTATTATCAACAACATTTGTAGTTTTATTATCAGCCTTCGATTTTATTCTTCTTAAGCTTGCATAATGTTTacgatttttctttgtttgaaaTATTGTGCTGTTATTTCGTAGTGATATTTTTCACTATATTAATTTATGACATAGTTGCTTTTGGGGCTTGCTGTCAACTGGGCATTTCTAACTTGGTtagtaatttgttttgtttcttaagaaacgaagttttttgttatcattattattattatttatttattcactgtATGCGCTGATTTTTTATATGTTAACTATATCATATATCGATTCAACGATCATCTTTCATAGTTTAATGGTTGGTGGTTGCCAGATAACCTGTAAAGAGTGTGTAGATAATTGTTTTGGAGAAGGAGGGAGGGGTTAAGCCAGAAAACGAACAGACGAAGTTTATGTACAACCCTGGGTATTATAGTCTTTTCATTCTTCTTGGTGAAAGGAAGACCCCAAGcttcgaaaagaagaatttcCGGTACCTGctcaaattttaaacaaatgttCCTTCTAATCGAAATGTCCCTATTGCCCATTCTAATCGAACTTTGTTGAAGATATGGCCCGTGAAAAAGTGCTGGTAGGAGATATCTCTTGAAGTGGAAGGGGTGCTACCATAAGCTTTGTTTTTACCAGGATTTAAACTGGAATGCATCCCATTTGCTTGTGAACCAGTTCTACATATCTTTTTGGCCCCCAAGAGAGGAGGGGAGCATTATAGACCTGAGTGAGTAATTCACGAGTGAAAATATTCTTGCTGAGCACAGTTGAATTTTACTCAGAGCCCAATTGTTGTTCTTCGCAAATACATCTTTAACTTCATCTTTAATGTCGCTTATGTGCGTTTAATGCAATATTGGTAGAGTTAGCTATTATCAAAATGTATGAATCCCTTTCAGTGCCGAGGTAGTAGGCCGAATAGTTCGAAAGGCCGATTAGGCTGAGTGAATAGATTCTAATTGAACGCAGTTGAAGCTGAATTAATCCCTCTTCCTTGCTATATCTTTCGAATGTTCAAGCCTGCCATCAGTTATAAAATATTAGTAACATGACCTTATAAagtcaaaatatataatttatatcgGGTTTTTAGATTACGACTTATCACCTTTGTTTATAAAGATATCTTTCTAGTTTAGCGTTTTGATCATATGTTGTATTTTacaatcttttttttcgaatttcccaccaaaaaaaaaatagttttaccaaaaaaaagacCGCAAATATCTGGAAATTTCTCTTctgaataaagaaaacaaatctagCTTTCTAATGAAACCATGAATGTAATGACGCGAAGCTATTTTTCCAGGTAAATTGtctctaaaaaaaagtgacCTTCCTTGTTATTTGTTACACATTCTTTCGTGAAAACTTTTCATTGAAGAAACATTCGTTGCATTCATTGAATTCTAAGCTAGCTCTGTCCAGTCTTTAATTTGAATGTCTTCTTTTGaatgtttatttgatttctttatATGAAAAGGCTCGAGAACTGAAATTGTAGTTAGCCATTTAAGTGGTCAGTATTTTCATTCTCTGTTTCGTTCGTTTTTAAAACATATCAAAGGCAAAGTTACAGATTCTTACCTGTCGGAGTCAAGCAATAATCTTAGGTGCCCAATCGAAAACCTTTTATCgat includes the following:
- the LOC136038620 gene encoding uncharacterized protein LOC136038620, producing MVVSACRYSPVENFHYLAVGYNSGAFELWDFADGKLLHILNYHSSAVKDILFATSNPKIIVSISDRIALWNLAESGRKKPKTYNKKSWSPMPEVKTFEFNSCILPVQTVELPCTGTTIKIRGNADLSTLVAMTDLGSIYKLKRL